The following are encoded together in the Thermococcus sp. EP1 genome:
- a CDS encoding radical SAM protein, with protein MKIRVSYGTAVMLGLKRGRMLARPTTAYFMTYYEGKCLNNCAFCVQARESRADVEKLSRITWPAFDLNDVVSRLGDSKFARICLQTIDYPNLVKDVLVLLKAFSGVELPVSLSITPVNREYLRQFKKFGVDYVGVGLDAASEEIYNMIKDSMYTWDEMWEFAKNIIQIFGERRAFIHLIFGLGESEEEFLGTIQKAYDIGAEVSIFAFTPVKGTTLEGRSPPALERYRLMQIGLHLIKNGIKRIEDFKFKDGKLVSFDLSRQELFKVLSEGAFMTHGCPGCNRPYYNEKPSSEPYNFPIKPEKEYLNKVLEGLFQK; from the coding sequence ATGAAAATCAGAGTTTCCTATGGAACTGCAGTAATGTTGGGGTTAAAAAGAGGCAGAATGTTAGCAAGGCCCACGACAGCCTATTTTATGACGTATTACGAAGGAAAGTGTCTCAATAATTGTGCTTTCTGTGTACAGGCAAGAGAAAGCAGAGCAGATGTAGAGAAACTTTCAAGAATAACTTGGCCTGCCTTTGATTTAAATGACGTAGTATCTAGACTCGGAGACTCGAAATTTGCAAGGATATGTCTTCAAACTATAGACTATCCAAATCTTGTGAAAGATGTGTTAGTACTTCTTAAGGCATTTTCTGGAGTTGAGCTGCCGGTTTCTCTTTCAATTACTCCTGTAAATAGGGAGTATCTTAGACAATTTAAGAAATTTGGTGTCGATTATGTGGGAGTGGGTTTAGATGCCGCAAGTGAAGAAATTTATAACATGATAAAAGACTCTATGTACACTTGGGATGAAATGTGGGAGTTTGCAAAGAACATTATACAGATTTTTGGAGAAAGAAGAGCGTTTATCCATTTAATCTTTGGGTTAGGTGAAAGTGAAGAGGAATTTTTAGGCACAATTCAAAAGGCATATGATATTGGGGCGGAAGTTTCCATTTTTGCGTTTACTCCAGTTAAGGGGACCACTCTAGAGGGAAGATCTCCCCCAGCTCTTGAAAGATATAGATTGATGCAGATTGGCCTCCATTTAATTAAGAACGGAATAAAAAGGATTGAAGATTTTAAGTTTAAAGATGGAAAGCTCGTTAGTTTTGACCTTTCACGACAAGAGCTTTTCAAAGTGCTTAGTGAAGGAGCCTTCATGACTCATGGATGTCCAGGATGTAATAGGCCGTATTATAACGAAAAACCAAGCAGTGAACCCTACAACTTTCCTATAAAACCAGAGAAAGAATACTTAAATAAAGTTCTTGAAGGGTTATTCCAAAAGTAA
- a CDS encoding MFS transporter, with protein MERKDLWLLHFSTFFFFLGYILVAPLISPLAIQLGATPFVVGTVASVSSIFAFALKPVGGILGDRGKSFEVMMLGTLFGAVAGMFYVLSFFMKSLVIFAVGRAVHGMAAAFFFPSSLSTAIDLAPKGRVGETLGWRGTMFSISQLIGPALGGFMADYLGFQSAFLFTIIISLVGFLFVLKAYREVRTKVEVREQEEIKGSYRDLITAPFIFASFSLLFMVFAYSGMYTFLPAYYKISGLGTSVFGIYASIMGGFSLLTRVFGGREADKRGPVPVASIGIILITSAYLALLSYLLPPKAYLSAIVLGAGFGLTVPSLQMLALANLPKNIRGMGSSVYTMFFDLGYLSGPLILGYVAELEGYERIFLFLPILTFLSLLSLIILKVVRRSKK; from the coding sequence ATGGAAAGAAAAGATCTTTGGCTTCTTCACTTTTCGACATTTTTCTTCTTCTTAGGATATATTTTAGTGGCTCCTCTAATTTCTCCGCTTGCTATTCAGCTTGGGGCAACTCCCTTTGTTGTAGGAACTGTGGCTTCAGTCTCATCAATTTTCGCTTTTGCCTTAAAACCAGTAGGGGGGATTTTGGGAGATAGGGGAAAGAGTTTTGAAGTCATGATGCTTGGTACTCTCTTTGGAGCAGTAGCTGGCATGTTTTATGTACTTTCCTTCTTCATGAAAAGCTTGGTGATTTTTGCTGTAGGACGAGCAGTTCATGGAATGGCCGCCGCGTTTTTCTTCCCATCATCTCTCTCAACAGCCATAGACCTTGCACCTAAGGGCAGGGTGGGAGAGACATTAGGATGGAGAGGAACGATGTTTTCTATAAGCCAACTTATAGGTCCCGCATTAGGAGGGTTTATGGCTGATTATCTTGGGTTCCAGTCAGCGTTTTTATTCACCATCATCATTTCTTTAGTCGGATTTCTGTTTGTTCTAAAGGCGTATAGAGAGGTTAGAACTAAAGTAGAGGTAAGAGAGCAGGAGGAAATCAAAGGATCTTACAGAGATTTAATAACGGCTCCATTCATTTTTGCGTCTTTTTCACTCCTTTTCATGGTTTTTGCATATAGTGGGATGTACACATTCCTTCCTGCATATTACAAAATTTCAGGTCTTGGGACAAGCGTTTTTGGTATCTACGCTAGTATTATGGGTGGTTTCAGTCTCTTAACTAGAGTTTTTGGAGGCAGAGAAGCTGATAAGAGAGGGCCTGTACCAGTAGCTTCGATAGGAATCATTTTAATAACTTCAGCATATTTAGCCTTACTTTCGTATTTACTACCTCCCAAGGCATATCTAAGTGCTATTGTCCTTGGAGCAGGGTTTGGTCTAACGGTTCCTTCTCTGCAGATGCTGGCTTTAGCAAATTTGCCTAAAAATATACGTGGAATGGGATCAAGTGTTTATACAATGTTTTTTGATCTTGGTTATCTTTCAGGCCCCTTAATTTTAGGGTACGTTGCAGAGCTTGAGGGGTATGAGAGGATATTCCTCTTCCTCCCAATCCTAACCTTTTTATCCCTCCTAAGTCTCATAATTCTTAAGGTAGTAAGGAGGAGTAAAAAATGA
- a CDS encoding isoaspartyl peptidase/L-asparaginase family protein — protein sequence MKAIIVHGGAGTIRNEERIPKILEGVREAVLAGWRELKRGSALDAVEEAVKVLEDNPIFNAGTGSVLTLDGKVEMDAAIMTSNLEAGAVAGVWGVKNPISVARKVMEKTDHVLLVGEGAVKFARLVGFEEYDPITEERLEQWKKLKEKLLNEGSIPHWKRISELIREYPELLRSTVGAVAFDGEEIVAGTSTGGVFLKMFGRVGDTPIIGSGTYANEFAGASCTGLGEVAMKLTLAKTATDFVKSGMNAQKASEAAIELATRYFGNDNMGIIMVDRNGNIGFARNTKHMSVAYLREGMEKPIADI from the coding sequence ATGAAGGCGATTATTGTTCATGGTGGGGCGGGTACAATAAGAAATGAAGAGAGAATTCCAAAGATTCTTGAAGGAGTAAGAGAGGCTGTTTTAGCGGGTTGGAGAGAATTAAAAAGAGGCTCAGCTCTTGATGCAGTTGAGGAGGCTGTTAAAGTATTGGAAGACAATCCCATCTTTAATGCTGGAACTGGCAGTGTTTTAACCTTGGATGGTAAAGTTGAGATGGATGCAGCTATTATGACCTCTAATCTGGAAGCAGGGGCTGTAGCTGGTGTATGGGGTGTTAAAAATCCAATAAGTGTTGCGAGAAAGGTCATGGAAAAAACAGATCATGTACTCCTTGTGGGAGAGGGGGCCGTTAAATTTGCTCGTTTGGTAGGGTTTGAAGAGTATGATCCAATAACAGAAGAAAGGCTTGAACAATGGAAAAAACTCAAAGAGAAACTTCTCAACGAGGGTTCTATCCCCCACTGGAAAAGAATAAGTGAGCTGATAAGGGAATATCCTGAACTTCTTAGAAGCACGGTGGGAGCTGTAGCATTTGACGGAGAAGAAATTGTGGCTGGCACATCAACAGGAGGAGTATTCCTAAAAATGTTTGGAAGAGTTGGTGATACTCCAATAATTGGAAGTGGAACTTATGCTAATGAATTTGCAGGAGCCTCATGTACTGGCCTTGGGGAAGTCGCTATGAAATTAACCCTGGCTAAAACAGCGACAGATTTTGTTAAATCTGGTATGAATGCTCAAAAAGCTAGTGAAGCTGCCATTGAGCTAGCTACTCGGTATTTTGGAAATGATAATATGGGAATAATAATGGTGGATAGAAATGGCAACATAGGTTTTGCGAGAAATACAAAACATATGAGTGTTGCATATCTGAGAGAGGGTATGGAAAAGCCAATTGCCGACATTTAG
- a CDS encoding phosphate uptake regulator PhoU → MEFRKIQFTGRSSYIISLPKKWVRENNLKQGDVVPITINPDGSLLIFPKEPREISESRELLISKEISSDMAVRLLISAYIQGYDIIDVKFTEDMPIYKVKIRQTIQNLPGLEIILEEPLRITSKSLLADEEVNLREIIERLTSILISMIEDLTLISEFEKKEVLRDINGLENELDRFYFLTLRAVNKILSGGSIVKDGGLIKRNFDLLGVLFIVRNIERIGDHMVRIAENFDPDLNIAYLKEIIQKVMSQMTRKDLKKIDAIMLELKEHIKSIDYRKSLAMDSYRRILEYLENIGETIINMSLS, encoded by the coding sequence ATGGAGTTTAGAAAGATACAATTTACGGGAAGAAGCTCATATATAATATCACTTCCAAAAAAATGGGTTAGAGAGAATAATCTGAAACAAGGAGATGTAGTTCCTATAACTATAAACCCTGATGGATCGCTTTTGATATTTCCTAAGGAACCAAGAGAAATAAGTGAAAGTAGAGAGCTTCTAATCTCTAAAGAAATTTCTTCGGACATGGCTGTGAGGTTATTGATTTCTGCTTATATTCAAGGCTATGATATTATAGACGTGAAGTTTACAGAAGACATGCCAATATATAAAGTGAAAATACGCCAAACGATTCAAAACCTTCCAGGACTGGAGATAATCTTAGAAGAGCCACTCAGAATTACAAGTAAAAGCTTGCTCGCTGATGAAGAGGTAAACCTGAGGGAGATCATAGAAAGATTAACTTCAATTTTAATTTCCATGATTGAAGATTTGACACTTATAAGTGAGTTCGAGAAAAAGGAAGTGCTTAGAGATATAAATGGACTAGAAAATGAGCTTGACCGCTTTTATTTTCTAACTTTAAGGGCGGTGAATAAAATTCTCTCTGGAGGAAGCATAGTTAAGGATGGGGGGTTAATTAAACGAAACTTCGATCTTCTTGGAGTGCTGTTTATAGTTCGTAATATTGAAAGGATAGGAGATCATATGGTACGAATTGCTGAAAATTTTGATCCAGATCTTAATATTGCATACTTAAAAGAGATAATCCAAAAAGTGATGAGTCAGATGACTAGAAAAGACCTAAAGAAGATTGATGCAATAATGCTTGAATTAAAAGAACATATAAAGTCAATAGATTATAGAAAATCATTGGCTATGGATAGCTATCGTAGGATACTCGAGTATCTTGAAAATATAGGGGAAACCATAATCAACATGAGTCTAAGCTAA